One genomic window of Elstera cyanobacteriorum includes the following:
- a CDS encoding ABC transporter permease — MLRTLPRSNGSRFLYAAYVGLFLIFLILPLTVVAVFAFNDSQFPAMPWKGGTLGWFFGSKDPQIGLFFDRSLMNGILQSLIVALAATVLSITVGTTTAFMFERHEFPGKSLCYMLMLSPLVIPGVILGISILAASSRLANGVNDVLNYEIDFLRPGRFLIVLGQFSFLATVATLVISARLRKFDRSLEEAALNLGATPTRVLWTITLPYLRPAMIGAGIVTFLMSFENFNTTLMLVGSDAPLTIAMFDRMKQGATPVLNAVSLFLMLGSGLLGVISVLVQRDRSGAR, encoded by the coding sequence ATGCTGCGCACGCTGCCACGGTCCAACGGGTCGCGCTTTCTTTATGCCGCCTATGTGGGGCTGTTCCTAATCTTCCTCATTCTGCCGCTCACGGTGGTGGCGGTCTTTGCCTTCAACGATTCGCAGTTCCCGGCCATGCCGTGGAAGGGCGGGACGCTTGGGTGGTTTTTCGGATCGAAAGACCCGCAAATCGGCCTGTTCTTTGACCGATCTTTGATGAACGGTATTCTTCAGTCGCTGATCGTCGCTTTGGCGGCAACGGTTCTGTCGATTACGGTCGGCACGACCACGGCCTTCATGTTCGAACGGCATGAGTTTCCGGGTAAAAGCCTCTGTTACATGCTGATGCTCTCTCCCTTGGTCATTCCGGGTGTGATCCTGGGGATTTCGATCCTCGCCGCCTCCAGCCGTCTCGCCAATGGCGTCAATGACGTGCTGAATTACGAGATTGATTTCCTGCGGCCGGGGCGTTTCCTGATCGTGCTGGGGCAATTCTCTTTCCTCGCCACGGTGGCGACGCTGGTAATTTCCGCCCGCCTGCGCAAGTTCGACCGCAGCTTGGAAGAAGCGGCCCTTAACCTCGGCGCCACGCCGACGCGGGTGCTGTGGACGATCACGCTGCCCTATCTGCGCCCGGCGATGATCGGCGCGGGGATCGTGACCTTCCTGATGTCGTTCGAAAACTTCAACACCACCCTGATGCTCGTCGGCTCCGACGCGCCGCTAACGATTGCCATGTTCGACCGCATGAAGCAGGGGGCGACGCCGGTACTGAACGCCGTCTCGCTGTTCCTCATGCTCGGGTCGGGCCTGCTTGGGGTGATTAGCGTTCTGGTTCAGCGCGACCGCAGCGGGGCGCGCTGA
- a CDS encoding GMC family oxidoreductase, giving the protein MSSYDMIVVGAGSAGCALVGRLASAGKHRILVLEAGPQDRSPWIHLPIGYGKSFYAPSVNWMYRTEPVPGLDNRVIYQPRGKVVGGSSSINAMVFVRGQAGDFDAWAAEGNPGWAWKDLLPLYRRMEDHDLGASASHGTGGPVHVTDISRDVHPLTHRFVQAVQEAGLPFNSDLNGASAEGVGYYQINTRGGFRDSAARAYLRPALKTGRVRLETGALVTRILFDGRRAVGVEYRQNGQTHTARASLEVILSGGAINSPHLLQLSGVGPAAHLRDMGIPIVADLPAVGAHLQDHLCYDHVYRSREPSLNDLLLPLWGKIRVGLQYLLTRRGPLALSVNQGGGFYCTRPDVPQPDMQLYFSPLSYEKAVPGVRALMKPDDFSGFSTSVSPCRPTSRGEIRLKSPKPEEAPAIRPNYLATPEDQAALLAGAKFLREIAATPTFKALIDAEIHPGTTTASDAELLADIRARAYSVFHPCGSVRMGRDPVTGAVDPALRVHGVAGLRVVDASIFPSIPSGNINAPSMLVGEKAADLILG; this is encoded by the coding sequence ATGTCCTCTTACGATATGATTGTGGTGGGCGCCGGGTCGGCAGGCTGCGCCCTCGTGGGGCGGCTTGCGTCCGCAGGCAAGCACCGCATTCTGGTGCTGGAAGCCGGACCGCAGGACCGCAGCCCCTGGATTCACCTGCCCATCGGCTACGGCAAATCCTTCTATGCCCCATCCGTCAACTGGATGTACAGGACCGAGCCGGTACCCGGTCTTGATAACCGTGTGATCTATCAGCCGCGCGGCAAAGTGGTCGGCGGGTCAAGTTCGATCAATGCGATGGTCTTTGTGCGTGGCCAGGCGGGGGATTTCGATGCTTGGGCCGCCGAAGGTAACCCCGGTTGGGCGTGGAAAGACCTGCTGCCGCTCTATCGCCGCATGGAAGATCACGACCTGGGGGCCAGCGCCAGCCACGGCACGGGCGGGCCGGTGCATGTGACCGATATCAGCCGCGACGTTCACCCGCTGACTCATCGTTTCGTGCAGGCGGTGCAGGAAGCCGGGTTGCCGTTCAACTCAGACCTGAATGGTGCTAGTGCCGAAGGGGTGGGCTATTACCAGATCAATACGCGCGGCGGCTTTCGGGATTCGGCGGCGCGCGCCTATTTGCGCCCCGCCCTAAAAACGGGGCGGGTGCGGCTCGAAACCGGGGCGCTGGTGACGCGCATCCTGTTCGACGGGCGCCGCGCTGTGGGGGTGGAATATCGGCAGAACGGCCAGACGCATACCGCGCGTGCGTCCCTTGAGGTCATCCTCTCAGGCGGGGCGATCAACTCGCCGCACCTCTTGCAGCTTTCGGGCGTCGGTCCGGCGGCGCATCTGCGTGATATGGGGATTCCCATCGTGGCCGATCTGCCCGCCGTCGGTGCCCATCTTCAGGACCATCTTTGTTATGATCACGTCTACCGGTCGCGGGAACCGAGCCTAAACGATCTCCTTCTGCCGCTGTGGGGGAAAATCCGCGTCGGCTTGCAGTATCTTCTGACCCGGCGCGGGCCGTTGGCGCTCAGCGTCAATCAAGGCGGTGGCTTTTACTGCACGCGGCCCGATGTGCCGCAGCCCGATATGCAGCTTTATTTCTCGCCGCTATCCTATGAAAAAGCCGTGCCGGGGGTGCGGGCGCTGATGAAGCCCGATGATTTCTCCGGCTTTTCCACCAGCGTCTCGCCGTGCCGTCCGACCAGCCGGGGGGAGATTCGCTTGAAGTCGCCCAAGCCGGAGGAGGCGCCCGCCATCCGCCCGAATTATCTGGCGACGCCGGAGGATCAGGCCGCCCTGCTGGCCGGGGCCAAATTCCTGCGCGAGATTGCCGCGACGCCGACGTTTAAAGCCTTGATCGACGCCGAAATCCACCCTGGCACCACGACCGCCAGCGATGCGGAGCTTCTGGCGGATATTCGTGCCCGCGCCTATTCGGTGTTCCACCCCTGTGGATCGGTGCGCATGGGACGAGACCCCGTGACCGGCGCGGTCGATCCGGCCTTGCGCGTGCATGGGGTGGCGGGGTTGCGCGTCGTCGATGCCTCGATCTTCCCCAGCATCCCGTCCGGCAATATCAATGCCCCCTCGATGCTGGTGGGGGAAAAGGCGGCGGACCTAATCCTCGGTTAA
- a CDS encoding heavy metal translocating P-type ATPase, which translates to MERNETPGATQPLEWTVTGMDCAACATKIRGALERLPGVDGVSVAVMAERLKLTLDENQTGRDTVEAAVRTLGYGIVPRALGTQTADAHDHDHATCSGHHHDHDHDHAHPPAGSDTGAHQHVHDDPADRGKAWYQTGKGQLVVLTGALLGLAWLAEALTSAGLGRWAFTAACLIGLAPVARRAFAALRLSQPFTIEALMTVAALGALVINAAEEAALVVFLFAVGEMLEGVAASKARDGIRALAALVPKTAFLETGDGPQEVPADSLTPGQIILIRPGDRIPADGDILTGTSGIDESPVTGESLPKTRGPGDAVFAGSINTDAVLRVTVTKAAADNTIARIIRLVEEAEEARAPTERFIDRFSRWYMPAIGSIALLVILVPPLAFGQAWDIWIYRGLALLLIGCPCALVISVPAAIAAALSAGARRGVLMKGGAVIEATARITQVAFDKTGTLTHGRPVVTDIVPLNGTPEAEILAIAAAVEAGSSHPLARAILAQATAAGIAPLPSQDARTMPGKGASAHVGEGVAWVASPRHAAAEGALDADGLAEAARLEAQGKTAVALFRPGRALGLIALRDEPRADAAEAIRQLKRLGIGTTILTGDNPRTAAAIAGHLGMDYRAEMLPEDKLAAIRRLSETGGVMMIGDGINDAPALKQADVGVAMGSGTDVALEVADAAILRDRVTDVPAQIRLARAAMTNIHQNIALALGLKAVFLVTSVLGITGLWIAILADTGATVLVTLNALRLLGFQPEERG; encoded by the coding sequence ATGGAACGGAACGAAACGCCGGGCGCCACCCAGCCCCTGGAATGGACGGTGACCGGCATGGATTGCGCCGCCTGTGCAACGAAGATTCGCGGCGCGTTGGAACGGCTTCCCGGGGTTGACGGTGTTTCCGTCGCCGTTATGGCCGAACGACTGAAGCTGACCTTGGATGAAAATCAGACCGGGCGTGACACCGTCGAAGCGGCGGTTCGGACGCTCGGGTACGGCATCGTGCCGCGCGCCCTTGGAACACAAACCGCCGATGCGCATGACCATGATCATGCGACCTGCTCCGGTCATCACCACGATCACGACCATGATCATGCCCACCCGCCCGCCGGTTCGGATACGGGGGCGCACCAGCACGTCCACGACGATCCGGCGGACCGGGGCAAGGCATGGTATCAGACGGGCAAGGGCCAATTGGTGGTGCTAACCGGCGCCCTCCTTGGCCTGGCTTGGCTGGCAGAAGCCCTGACCTCGGCGGGGCTCGGTCGTTGGGCCTTCACCGCCGCCTGCCTGATCGGGCTTGCCCCGGTCGCCCGCCGCGCCTTTGCCGCGCTGCGCCTAAGCCAACCCTTCACCATCGAGGCCCTGATGACCGTCGCCGCCCTCGGGGCGCTCGTCATCAATGCGGCGGAGGAAGCGGCCCTGGTCGTCTTCCTATTTGCCGTGGGGGAAATGCTGGAAGGGGTGGCCGCCAGCAAAGCCCGCGACGGCATTCGCGCGCTTGCCGCCCTGGTGCCAAAAACCGCCTTCCTAGAAACCGGCGACGGTCCCCAGGAAGTCCCGGCCGATAGCCTAACCCCCGGCCAAATCATCCTGATCCGTCCCGGCGACCGCATTCCGGCGGATGGCGATATTCTGACCGGTACCTCGGGCATCGACGAAAGCCCCGTCACCGGCGAAAGCCTGCCGAAAACCCGCGGGCCGGGTGATGCCGTCTTCGCTGGGTCGATCAATACCGACGCCGTGTTGCGCGTGACGGTCACGAAAGCCGCTGCCGATAATACCATCGCCCGCATCATTCGGCTGGTTGAAGAGGCGGAGGAGGCGCGCGCCCCGACCGAACGCTTCATCGACCGCTTCAGCCGCTGGTATATGCCCGCGATTGGGTCGATTGCCCTGCTGGTCATCCTGGTGCCGCCGCTGGCCTTCGGGCAGGCGTGGGATATCTGGATCTATCGCGGCCTCGCTTTGCTGCTGATCGGCTGCCCGTGCGCGCTGGTGATTTCCGTCCCCGCCGCCATTGCCGCGGCCCTCTCGGCGGGCGCCCGGCGCGGGGTGCTAATGAAGGGCGGCGCCGTAATCGAGGCAACGGCGCGGATCACGCAGGTCGCCTTCGACAAGACCGGCACCCTGACGCACGGACGGCCTGTCGTCACCGACATTGTGCCGCTCAACGGCACTCCGGAGGCGGAGATTTTGGCGATTGCCGCCGCCGTCGAAGCCGGATCGAGCCATCCGCTCGCCCGCGCCATTCTGGCCCAGGCCACCGCCGCCGGGATCGCCCCGCTGCCGTCGCAGGACGCCCGCACCATGCCCGGTAAAGGCGCCTCTGCCCACGTCGGCGAGGGCGTCGCTTGGGTTGCCTCCCCGCGCCATGCGGCGGCAGAGGGTGCCCTGGATGCCGATGGGCTGGCTGAAGCCGCCCGGCTGGAGGCGCAGGGCAAAACCGCCGTCGCCCTTTTCCGCCCAGGCCGCGCGCTCGGACTGATAGCCTTGCGCGACGAGCCGCGCGCCGATGCGGCGGAGGCGATTCGCCAATTGAAACGCCTGGGGATCGGCACCACCATCCTGACCGGCGATAATCCACGCACCGCCGCCGCCATCGCCGGGCACCTCGGCATGGATTATCGCGCGGAAATGCTACCGGAAGATAAGCTCGCCGCAATCCGCCGCCTCAGTGAAACCGGCGGCGTGATGATGATCGGCGACGGGATCAACGATGCCCCCGCCTTAAAGCAAGCCGATGTGGGCGTTGCGATGGGATCGGGGACCGATGTGGCGCTGGAAGTGGCCGATGCCGCTATTCTGCGCGACCGGGTAACGGATGTCCCCGCGCAAATCCGCCTCGCCCGCGCTGCCATGACGAATATTCACCAGAATATTGCCTTAGCGCTGGGGCTAAAGGCGGTTTTCCTCGTGACCTCGGTGCTGGGGATTACCGGTCTCTGGATCGCAATCCTAGCCGATACTGGCGCAACGGTGCTGGTAACGCTGAATGCGCTGCGCCTTCTGGGGTTTCAGCCGGAGGAGAGGGGTTAA
- a CDS encoding MerR family transcriptional regulator has translation MLTIGKLGEAAGVKVPTIRYYEQVGLLPPAERSTGNQRLYGKATLDRLRFIRHARDLGFPLEAIRDILSLSDQPEQSCAAADAIAKEQLIAVRARLARLQALEAELERMVAQCAHGTVAECRVIEVLSNHALCSHPDHTGGETWEGAA, from the coding sequence ATGCTGACAATCGGGAAATTGGGCGAGGCGGCGGGCGTGAAAGTGCCAACGATCCGCTATTACGAACAGGTCGGCCTATTACCGCCCGCCGAGCGCAGCACGGGCAATCAGCGGCTATATGGCAAAGCAACCCTGGACCGGCTGCGCTTCATCCGCCATGCCCGCGACTTAGGCTTTCCGCTGGAGGCGATCCGCGACATCCTCAGCCTATCCGATCAGCCCGAGCAATCCTGTGCGGCGGCGGATGCGATTGCGAAAGAGCAGTTGATCGCCGTCCGCGCCCGCCTTGCCCGCTTACAGGCGCTGGAAGCAGAGCTTGAACGAATGGTTGCCCAATGCGCCCACGGCACGGTGGCCGAGTGTCGGGTGATTGAGGTGCTGAGCAACCATGCACTGTGTTCCCACCCGGATCACACTGGGGGCGAGACGTGGGAGGGGGCGGCCTGA
- a CDS encoding FGGY-family carbohydrate kinase yields MADTPQFLLGLDVGNTVIKAVLFDLAGRQIAADAIDGHALKPQPGHVERDLAELWANGRSVIRNVLTAAGIAPSAIAAIGCAGHGNGLYLLDRDRQPLLGIQSLDGRGAALAAELEAAVGDALFPRCLQRPWPAQTPVLLAWVKRHAPDVYARAGTLLFCKDYLNFKLTGRLANEISDASGAGLLDMTDLCYSADLLALYGLSDAGRLLPPLISPADIVGTVTADAAAETGLAVGTPVIGGYFDVIASAMGSGVVRPGEASIITGSWSINQVFSDRLTVDPKIFMVSAFARDRFVTIESSATSAANLEWYVREFVERGDHSLPAFDHCNRLVGDIVPAADDPYFHPFLYGSRQGATFRAGFYGIAGWHREGHLIRAMFEGIVFEHRRHLGVLQSAGLGIGSAVMSGGGSRSPHWPQIMADALNIPITVAACRETGALGAAIGAAVGTGLFSSYEAAVTAMTQPIQHYHPTPALRPHYDRRYQQYLALTEALRPFWAAEAQAAPSHVSPPV; encoded by the coding sequence ATGGCTGATACCCCGCAATTTTTGCTCGGCCTCGACGTCGGCAATACCGTCATCAAAGCCGTTCTTTTTGATCTCGCCGGTCGCCAGATCGCCGCCGATGCGATTGACGGCCACGCCCTAAAGCCGCAGCCGGGGCATGTGGAGCGCGACCTTGCGGAACTTTGGGCCAATGGCCGGTCCGTCATCCGCAACGTCCTGACCGCCGCCGGTATCGCCCCGTCCGCCATCGCGGCCATCGGCTGCGCGGGGCATGGCAATGGGCTTTACCTGCTCGACCGTGACCGGCAGCCGTTGCTCGGCATTCAATCCCTCGACGGGCGTGGGGCGGCACTGGCAGCGGAGTTAGAGGCTGCCGTTGGAGACGCGCTGTTCCCCCGCTGCTTGCAACGGCCCTGGCCTGCGCAAACCCCCGTGCTGCTAGCGTGGGTCAAGCGCCACGCACCCGATGTTTATGCCCGGGCGGGCACCCTGCTGTTCTGCAAGGATTACCTCAATTTCAAGCTGACGGGGCGACTGGCGAACGAGATATCCGACGCTAGTGGCGCCGGTCTGCTGGATATGACCGACCTTTGTTACTCCGCCGACCTGCTGGCGCTCTATGGCCTGAGCGATGCCGGGCGCTTGCTGCCGCCCTTGATCAGCCCGGCGGATATTGTGGGAACGGTCACGGCGGACGCCGCCGCCGAAACCGGCCTTGCGGTCGGTACTCCGGTCATTGGCGGCTATTTCGACGTTATCGCCAGTGCGATGGGGTCCGGCGTCGTCCGGCCCGGCGAAGCCTCCATCATCACCGGTAGCTGGAGCATCAATCAGGTCTTTAGCGACCGGCTAACCGTCGATCCGAAAATCTTTATGGTTTCCGCCTTCGCCCGCGACCGGTTTGTGACCATCGAATCGAGCGCGACCTCTGCCGCTAATTTGGAATGGTACGTGCGGGAGTTTGTGGAGCGCGGCGATCATAGCCTTCCCGCCTTCGACCATTGCAACCGGCTGGTCGGGGACATTGTTCCGGCGGCGGATGATCCCTATTTCCATCCCTTCCTCTATGGCTCCCGGCAAGGGGCCACGTTCCGCGCGGGCTTCTATGGGATTGCCGGATGGCATCGCGAAGGGCATCTGATCCGCGCCATGTTCGAAGGCATCGTTTTTGAGCATCGGCGGCACCTCGGCGTCTTGCAGTCGGCGGGGCTTGGGATTGGCTCTGCGGTTATGTCGGGCGGCGGATCGCGCAGCCCCCATTGGCCGCAGATCATGGCCGACGCTTTAAACATACCTATTACGGTAGCCGCCTGCCGGGAGACCGGCGCCTTGGGGGCGGCCATTGGTGCCGCAGTCGGCACGGGGCTGTTTTCGAGCTACGAGGCGGCCGTCACGGCGATGACCCAGCCCATCCAGCACTATCACCCCACCCCCGCCCTACGCCCCCATTACGACCGCCGCTATCAGCAGTATTTGGCGCTGACAGAAGCGCTGCGACCGTTTTGGGCGGCGGAGGCTCAGGCCGCCCCCTCCCACGTCTCGCCCCCAGTGTGA
- a CDS encoding class I fructose-bisphosphate aldolase: MRVSAKARMNRLFNKGGCLDVALDHGVCNEPSFLVGLEDMGAVVDRLIAARPDAIQMAYGQADLLQARPERDKPALVMRIDMGNPYNAQRHRVMWSQLQNYHDPLLGALEMDAACVVVNLFMLPDEPELFRQCVENISRVRADCSRYGMPLMIEPLVMLPNDVRGGYQVDGDADKIVPLVRLASEMGADIIKADPTDDPEDFHRVIEAARCPVLVRGGGKEDLKTVLSKSAALLAQGAQGLVYGRNIYQHANPQAVVRALMALIHDRVSGDAAWDIYCNG; the protein is encoded by the coding sequence ATGCGTGTAAGCGCAAAAGCCCGGATGAACCGGCTGTTCAACAAGGGCGGCTGCCTTGATGTCGCCCTCGACCACGGCGTCTGTAACGAGCCGAGCTTTCTGGTTGGGCTTGAGGATATGGGCGCCGTCGTCGATAGGCTGATCGCAGCCCGGCCTGATGCCATCCAGATGGCCTATGGTCAAGCCGACCTCTTACAGGCCCGGCCCGAGCGCGATAAGCCCGCGCTGGTCATGCGTATCGATATGGGCAATCCCTATAACGCCCAGCGCCACCGGGTCATGTGGTCGCAACTCCAGAATTATCACGACCCGCTCCTGGGCGCGCTGGAGATGGACGCCGCCTGCGTTGTGGTTAATCTTTTCATGCTGCCCGACGAGCCGGAGTTATTCCGCCAATGTGTCGAGAATATCAGCCGCGTTCGCGCCGATTGCAGCCGCTACGGCATGCCGCTGATGATCGAACCCCTGGTGATGCTGCCGAACGACGTGCGCGGCGGGTATCAGGTCGATGGCGATGCCGACAAGATCGTGCCGCTAGTCCGCTTGGCCTCGGAAATGGGGGCGGACATTATCAAGGCCGATCCGACCGATGATCCCGAAGACTTCCACCGCGTTATCGAAGCTGCCCGCTGCCCGGTGCTGGTCCGCGGCGGCGGTAAGGAGGATTTGAAGACCGTTCTCTCTAAATCGGCGGCCCTATTGGCGCAGGGGGCGCAAGGGCTGGTCTATGGCCGCAATATCTATCAGCATGCCAATCCGCAAGCGGTGGTGCGCGCTTTGATGGCGTTGATTCACGACCGGGTTAGCGGCGATGCGGCATGGGATATTTACTGCAATGGCTGA
- a CDS encoding glycerol-3-phosphate dehydrogenase/oxidase, with product MSNRRATLIDRIRHDGRFDAVILGGGINGIGTFRELAVQGLRVLLVERADFSSGCSAAPSRMIHGGLRYLENGEIGLVRESLRERDALLANAPHLVHPLPTTIPITSTFSGLFNAAAGLVGVTGKPASRGALPIKLGLSLYDFIVRRNRRLPKHQFRSAKATLARWPELMPDLRSSATYHDAWISHPERLALELLADCRRDAPDCIALNYATLAEQDGGYRLSGLGIDAPLTITPRAIVNATGAWLDETLNSLDRATEAPLVAGTKGSHLILDNPRLKAALGGHMVFFENDDGRVCILFPYLGKVLAGSTDIRVDRPGRVRCTPEERDYILGAVQRIFPRIPLDESQIIFSYSGIRPLPKSDHAFTGRISRGHFIHRIDGNIPLFCMVGGKWTTFRAFAEQTADAVLASLNHPRRTDTRPLPIGGGLNFPADPADLAADLCRRFGISPARADHLTGTYGTMSYALLEFCRTRADDTPLIEGLPWTEAEITWLIATEDVQHLADLVLRRTTLAITGALDPRSLDRLTAIAARDLGWSAPQAADEKAALIAELTEFHDLPAARWAAPSAERKNACV from the coding sequence ATGTCCAATCGCCGCGCGACTCTCATCGATCGGATACGCCACGATGGCCGCTTCGACGCCGTTATTCTTGGCGGCGGTATCAATGGTATCGGCACGTTCCGGGAATTGGCGGTGCAAGGGCTGCGCGTTCTGCTGGTCGAGCGGGCGGATTTCAGTTCCGGGTGCAGCGCCGCCCCGTCGCGGATGATCCACGGCGGTTTGCGCTATCTAGAGAATGGCGAAATCGGACTGGTGCGCGAGTCGCTGCGCGAACGCGATGCGCTGCTGGCCAATGCCCCCCACCTCGTCCATCCGCTGCCGACGACGATTCCGATCACCTCGACCTTTTCCGGTCTGTTTAATGCCGCCGCCGGGCTTGTCGGCGTGACAGGAAAACCTGCCAGCCGGGGGGCACTGCCGATCAAGCTCGGCCTGTCGCTCTATGATTTCATCGTTCGGCGTAACCGCCGCCTGCCCAAGCATCAGTTCCGGTCGGCTAAGGCAACCCTGGCGCGCTGGCCGGAGTTGATGCCCGATTTGCGCTCTTCCGCCACCTATCACGATGCGTGGATTAGCCACCCCGAACGGCTGGCGCTCGAACTGCTGGCCGATTGCCGCCGCGATGCGCCGGATTGCATCGCCCTGAATTACGCGACCTTGGCCGAGCAGGACGGCGGCTACCGCCTATCCGGCCTGGGGATCGACGCCCCGCTGACGATCACCCCCCGCGCCATCGTCAATGCAACCGGCGCCTGGCTGGACGAAACCTTAAACAGCCTAGATCGCGCGACCGAGGCCCCCTTGGTCGCGGGTACCAAAGGCTCGCACCTCATCCTCGATAATCCCCGGCTGAAAGCGGCTTTGGGCGGCCATATGGTGTTTTTCGAGAATGATGATGGGCGGGTTTGCATCCTTTTCCCCTATCTCGGGAAAGTGTTGGCCGGATCGACGGATATTCGCGTGGACCGGCCTGGGCGCGTGCGCTGCACGCCGGAGGAACGGGACTATATCTTAGGCGCCGTGCAGCGCATTTTCCCGCGCATTCCGCTGGACGAAAGCCAGATTATCTTCAGCTACAGCGGTATCCGCCCGCTGCCGAAAAGCGATCACGCCTTTACGGGGCGCATTTCGCGCGGCCATTTTATCCATCGGATCGACGGCAACATCCCGCTGTTCTGCATGGTCGGCGGTAAATGGACGACCTTTCGCGCCTTCGCCGAACAGACCGCCGATGCGGTGTTGGCCAGCTTGAACCATCCACGGCGAACGGATACGCGCCCCCTGCCCATTGGCGGCGGGCTTAATTTTCCCGCCGATCCGGCGGATTTGGCCGCCGATCTCTGCCGCCGCTTTGGGATCAGCCCCGCCCGCGCCGACCATCTAACCGGCACCTATGGCACGATGAGCTATGCGCTACTGGAGTTCTGCCGTACCCGGGCCGATGATACCCCGCTTATCGAGGGTCTGCCGTGGACCGAGGCAGAAATCACCTGGCTGATCGCGACCGAGGACGTCCAGCATCTGGCCGATCTGGTGCTGCGGCGCACCACGCTCGCCATCACCGGCGCGCTCGATCCCCGGAGCCTTGACCGGCTTACCGCGATTGCGGCGCGAGACTTGGGTTGGTCCGCCCCCCAAGCTGCGGACGAAAAAGCCGCTCTCATCGCCGAGCTGACCGAATTTCACGATCTTCCCGCCGCCCGCTGGGCGGCCCCTTCCGCTGAAAGGAAAAACGCATGCGTGTAA